ACGTTCGCGAGCGGCTGGACGCCGTTGTAGTAGTTCGCGAGGCGACCGGCAGATTGCGAGTGGCCGGTCGCGATCACGTACCGGGGCGGGGGCAGCTCGCCGAGCGGGTCGGCGCCCGCCGGACTGCGGACGGCCTTCACCGCCTGGCTGAAGATGTCGTAGGACAGGCTGTCGTCGTTGATCGTCCCGCCCGCGGTCACGTCGAGGGTTCCGTAGCGGGCCGGGCTCCACGCCTTGAGCCCGGTCGCGGAGTGCACTCCGGCGCGCTGGGCGGAGACGCCGACCCAGGCGTACCCCTCCCGGATCAGATGCTCGTGCGACTGGAACCAGTCGACCTCCTGGTCCCACTGGTTGCTGACGTTGTACCACTCGGCGATCACGACCCCGTTGAACGTCCGGGCCGAGACCGGGCGGCGCACGACGATGCGCGTGGTGTACGGATTGCCCGTGCTGACGGCGGTCGCGGTGCCCGTGCCGGGGGTCGCGTAGCCCGTCGCCGTGCCGGAGACGAGGAACTCCTGCTCGACGTAGCCCGCCGCCTTCAGGTCGACGTCCGTGGCGAGGAACGGGTAGCCGTGGGCGGGATCCCCGACGGGGGTCGTGCGGGCGATCGGTCCCGTGAGCACGGGGTTCGCGACGTTGTCGCCGGTCGCGGTGGACGGACGGGGCGCGGCCTCGCCCCGGCCGGGCCCGGACGCGCTCGCGGGAGTGGCGAGCCCGAGGGGAACGGTCAGCGCGCCGGCCAGGCCGAGCGCGGCGAATCGTCGACGAAGGGTCCGGAGAGCGGGAAGAAGAGCAGGCAAAACTTCACCTCGCTGCGAGAGGCCGGGGGATGGGGGGATCGTCCGGATCAGCGCGCTGTCTCTGGCGCAGAGACTAACTGTCAGATCGAACGAAAGATAGTCTTGCGACTACCAAACTTTCGACGAGAACAACAAAAGGTCGTGGTGCCGCCCGCCTGACGCGCCGGACGCGTCGAACCGGCACGGGCGGCCGACCCCGGCCGCCGTACAGGGAAGTAATGGCTGGCACGGCGGCGACATGATGCTGACCATCCGATAAGACGTTCGGAAAAATGTCAGTCCTCGTCGTTATTGTCGAGATATGGCCAACGTCATTCGGCACTCGCTGACCGCCGAGGAACTCGCCGCCCTCGCCCTGTCGCTCGCTCACCTCGGTGCCGGCCCCCAGTCGGTCACCGCCCGGCGCGGCCTGCGCCACGCTTTCGCGCACCTCGATCTGGACGACGACGTCATCGCCACGACCCTGACCACCCTGACCACCCCGCTGCCCACCGACGTCGCCCGCCGCGCGCGGGCGGTGGCCAACGCGATCACCGCGCGCCTGGTGATCCGCATCCAGTATCACGACGCCGCCGGCCGGATGACCGTCCGCGACGTCGAGCCGGTGACCTGCCTCGTCCACGGAGAGTTCTGGTATCTGGTCGGCTGGTGCCGCATGCGCCGCTCGATCAGGGCCTTCCGCTTCGACCGGATCCTGGCGGTCGAGCCGACCGACCTGCCGGCCCGTCCCCACCTGCCGCAGCGCTACCTGCCGTTCCAGCGACGCGCGCGGGTCAGGCGCCCGTCCGCGGCCTGACCCGTGCCCTCACACGGCTAGCTCGGCCGTGACAGCCGTGCGGCCCGGGGCGTGACGCCCCGGGCCGCACGGTCACACGGCCGTACGCGCGTCAGCCGCCGCAGCAGCCGCCACCGCAGCAGCCGCCACCTCCGCCTCCCGCCGGGCGGGCGGCGGAGGACCCGGACGCCCTGCCCGTGACGGCCACGGTGGACAGCAGCTTCACGGTGTCGTCGTGGCCGGCGGGGCACACCGCCCGGTCACCGGCCTCGGCCATGGGACGGTTGAGCTCGAACGTCGATCCACACGCGCGGCAACGGTAGTCATAGCGAGGCATGCGTCCAGATTACGACCCACCGCCGCGTACGGCATCGGGCGGCGGCCGATCACCCGAACTGGATGCTCGCGAAGTCCGTGACGGGCCGGAAACCGAGCCGCTGGTAGATGGAGTTCGACGTCGGGTTGCTCAGATCGGTGAACAGCAGCACCTCGGTCGCGCCGTCGTCGAGCGCCTTCCTGCTGGCCGCGTGGGTGACGGCGCTGCCGTAGCCGCGCCCGCGCAGATCGGGCGGGGTGTAGACGGGCCCGATCCGGGACATCCCGGCGATCGGCGCGGAGGCCCCCGCGATGGACACCGGACGGTCGTCGTCCTCCCACCAGACCAGCTCCTCGCGGTTGAGACGGGCCGCGACGACCGGACTGGGATCGGCCGTACGGTCGACGTGCGCCTCGTCCTGGAATTCCCGGAAGAAGCGCACGGCCATCGGCAGGTCGTCGGGGCCGGCGACGCGGGGTTTCCCCGATGCGGAGGGCGACCGCAGCGTGCCGAGGCGGTAGAGGCGCTCGGACCGCCGATGTGTCTCCGGCCGCCACCAGGCGTCCGCGAACGCCTCCGCGGCGGCCAGCGGACCGCCGACCTCGGACACGTCCCGGTCCATCTCGATCAGCTCGCGCACCAGCAGGGGAAGCGACGCGAGCGGGACGTCGCCGAGCGCGAGCGGATACGGCGGCGTCCGGCAGGCCGCCCCCGCCACCGTCCCGTCGTCCTCCTCCAGCCAGGCCAGCAGGCAGTCGCCGGCGAACTGGCCGCTGCGGATTCCGCGCAACGCGGTCAGCATGACCGTGTTGCGGACGGGATCGCGCAGCAGCCAGGGCTCGGCCGCCGCGGCGTACTCCTCAACCTCGTCGGTGATCGTCCACCGCATGCCCATCAGGCCGCCGTCTGCGACAGGTAGGGCGCCCACTGCGGATCGCCGTCGAGTTGCGCGCCGATGAGCCGCCAGTGCGCGCCGTGCGGCACCGCGGGGGCGACGGGCAGCGCCCAGCCCAGCTCCTCCAGCAACCTGTCGGCCTTCCGGTGGTTGCACGGCGTGCACGAGGCGACGCAGTTCTCCCAGGTGTGGGGGCCTCCCCGGGAACGGGGGATGACATGGTCGATGGTCTCGGCCCGCTGGCCGCAGTAGGCGCAGCGGAAGTTGTCCCGGCGCATGAGCGCCGCGCGGGTGAGCGGGATCCGCGTCCGGTAGGGAATGCGGACATAGCGCCGGAGCCGGATCACCGACGGGACGTCGAGCGTGCGGGTGGCCGAGCGCAGAACCGCGCCCCGGCCGTCGCGGTGCACGACGTCCGCCTTCTCTCTGAGCACCAGGATGACGGCCCGGTGCAGGGAGAGTGTGGTCAGCGGCTCGTATGTGGCATTGAGGAGCAGGACTTGGCGCATCAGCCGGCCTCCACAGCGATCTCGGCTGTGCGCCTGGGTTGTGGCCCCGCCTGTTGGGACCCGGGTGCTTCCGTCACAGGGACCTCCGCCGGACGGCCCAGCGGATCGTCACCACGGCACCGCCCTTCACCAAAGTGTGGCCTTTCCGGCGACCCCTTCGCCACCCATAAAAGGGTCTGCGAGGTGAACGACTGGGACGCCTGCTGCTTCTATGCCCAGCCGATCACCCCTTTATTCCCGTCTTGGCCGGGTACGGACGATGTACCGTCGCAGTCGTCCGGCTGATTTAAAGTGCCAGCATGAGCCGACCGCCGTACCCGCCAGCCCGCCGTGACGACATCGTCGACGATCTTCACGGAACGCCCGTCCCCGACCCGTACCGGTGGCTGGAGGATCCGGACGATCCGGCGACGAAGGAGTGGCTGGACGCGCAGGAGATCCTGTTCCGGTCCGCCGAGCTGGAGGGGCGCGACCACTTCCGCGAGCGCGTCGCCGAACTGCTGCGCTCAGGGTCGGTGGGAACGCCGTCCTGGCGCGGCGGGCGCCGCTTCTTCACCCGCCGCGCGCCCGACCAGGAGCACCCGGTCCTGTACGTCGGGGAGGGAGACGGCGAGCGCGTGCTGCTCGACCCCACCGCCCTCGATCCCTCGGGCCTGACCACGCTCGACTCCTACCAGCCGGACAAGGAGGGCAACCGGCTGGCGTACCAGATCTCCGTCGGCGGCGACGAGGAGTCGCGCCTGTACGTCGTCGACGTGGCGACGGGAGAGGTAGTCGAGGGGCCGATCGACCGCTGCCGCTACTCCCCCGTGGCCTGGCTGCCCGGCGGCGAGGCGTTCTACTACGTGCGCAGGCTGGCGCCCGCACTGGTCCCGGCCGGCGAGGAGCAGTACCACCGCCGCGTCTACCTGCACCGCGTCGGCACCTCCCCCGACGACGACGTGCTGGTCTTCGGCGAGGGCCTGGAGAAGACCAACTACTACGGGGTGTCCGTCTCCCTCGACGGCAGATGGCTGTCGATCTCCGCCTCGCGGGGGACGGCCCCGCGCAACGACCTGTGGGTGGCCGACCTGGTCGCCTCGTCGCCCGAGGCGCCGGAACTGGTCACCGTGCAGCAGGACGTCGACGCCCAGACCGGGCTCCACTTCGGCCGCGACGGGCGGCTCTACGTCTTCACCGACCGGGACGCCCCGCGCGGGCGCGTCTGCGTCACCTCGCCGCAGACCCCCGGTGCGGAGCACTGGCGCGACCTGGTCCCCGAGGACCCCGAGGCGGTGCTGTCCGACTTCGCCATCCTCGACGGCATGGCCGAGCCGGTCCTGCTCGTCGGCTGGACCCGGCACGCGATCGGCGAGATCTCCGTGCACGCACTGGAGAGCGGCGAGCGGATCGGCGAGGTCCCGCTGCCGGGGCTCGGCTCGATCGGCGGGATCGTCGAGCGGCCGGAGGGCGGGCACGAGGCCTGGTTCAGCTACACCGACGAGATCACCCCGACCGCGGTGTACCGCTACGACGCGCTGACGGGCGAGACCACGCTGTGGGAGGCGCCGCCCGGCGCGGTGGAGGTGCCCGAGGCGACCACCGAGCAGGTGGTCTACCGGTCGAAGGACGGCACCGAGGTGCACATGCTGGTCACCTCGCGCCCCGGCTCCGGGCCCCGCCCCACCATCCTGTACGGCTACGGCGGCTTCGGGATCTCGATGAACCCGGGCTTCTCCGCCACCACGCTGGCCTGGGTCGAGGCGGGCGGCGTCTACGCGGTCGCCCAGCTCCGCGGCGGCGGCGAGGAGGGCGAGCGGTGGCACCGGGCCGGCATGCTGGGCGACAAGCAGAACGTCTTCGACGACCTGCACGCCGCGGCCGAGCACCTCGTCGCCACCGGTGTCACCAGCCCCGACCGGCTGGCCATCTCCGGCGGCTCCAACGGCGGCCTGCTCGTCGGCGCGGCGCTCACGCAGCGCCCCGACCTGTACGCGGCCGTCGTCTGCTCGGCCCCGCTGCTCGACATGGTGCGCTACGAGAAGTTCGGTCTCGGGGCGACCTGGAACGTGGAGTACGGCTCCGCCGAGGTGCCGGAGGAGTTCGCCTGGCTGTGGGGCTACTCGCCGTACCACCACGTCCGCGAGGGGGTGTCCTACCCGGCCACGCTGTTCGCCGTGTTTGCCTCGGACACCCGCGTCCATCCCCTGCACGCGTGGAAGATGGCGGCGGCCCTCCAGCACGCGCAGGCGGGCGACCGGCCGATCCTGCTGCGCAACGAGACCGAGGTGGGTCACGGCGCCCGGGCCGTGAGCCGGTCGGTCGAGCTCTCGGCCGACCAGCT
Above is a window of Microbispora sp. ZYX-F-249 DNA encoding:
- a CDS encoding HNH endonuclease, translated to MRQVLLLNATYEPLTTLSLHRAVILVLREKADVVHRDGRGAVLRSATRTLDVPSVIRLRRYVRIPYRTRIPLTRAALMRRDNFRCAYCGQRAETIDHVIPRSRGGPHTWENCVASCTPCNHRKADRLLEELGWALPVAPAVPHGAHWRLIGAQLDGDPQWAPYLSQTAA
- a CDS encoding prolyl oligopeptidase family serine peptidase, whose protein sequence is MSRPPYPPARRDDIVDDLHGTPVPDPYRWLEDPDDPATKEWLDAQEILFRSAELEGRDHFRERVAELLRSGSVGTPSWRGGRRFFTRRAPDQEHPVLYVGEGDGERVLLDPTALDPSGLTTLDSYQPDKEGNRLAYQISVGGDEESRLYVVDVATGEVVEGPIDRCRYSPVAWLPGGEAFYYVRRLAPALVPAGEEQYHRRVYLHRVGTSPDDDVLVFGEGLEKTNYYGVSVSLDGRWLSISASRGTAPRNDLWVADLVASSPEAPELVTVQQDVDAQTGLHFGRDGRLYVFTDRDAPRGRVCVTSPQTPGAEHWRDLVPEDPEAVLSDFAILDGMAEPVLLVGWTRHAIGEISVHALESGERIGEVPLPGLGSIGGIVERPEGGHEAWFSYTDEITPTAVYRYDALTGETTLWEAPPGAVEVPEATTEQVVYRSKDGTEVHMLVTSRPGSGPRPTILYGYGGFGISMNPGFSATTLAWVEAGGVYAVAQLRGGGEEGERWHRAGMLGDKQNVFDDLHAAAEHLVATGVTSPDRLAISGGSNGGLLVGAALTQRPDLYAAVVCSAPLLDMVRYEKFGLGATWNVEYGSAEVPEEFAWLWGYSPYHHVREGVSYPATLFAVFASDTRVHPLHAWKMAAALQHAQAGDRPILLRNETEVGHGARAVSRSVELSADQLAFLARHTGLKVG
- a CDS encoding GNAT family N-acetyltransferase encodes the protein MRWTITDEVEEYAAAAEPWLLRDPVRNTVMLTALRGIRSGQFAGDCLLAWLEEDDGTVAGAACRTPPYPLALGDVPLASLPLLVRELIEMDRDVSEVGGPLAAAEAFADAWWRPETHRRSERLYRLGTLRSPSASGKPRVAGPDDLPMAVRFFREFQDEAHVDRTADPSPVVAARLNREELVWWEDDDRPVSIAGASAPIAGMSRIGPVYTPPDLRGRGYGSAVTHAASRKALDDGATEVLLFTDLSNPTSNSIYQRLGFRPVTDFASIQFG
- a CDS encoding helix-turn-helix transcriptional regulator, coding for MANVIRHSLTAEELAALALSLAHLGAGPQSVTARRGLRHAFAHLDLDDDVIATTLTTLTTPLPTDVARRARAVANAITARLVIRIQYHDAAGRMTVRDVEPVTCLVHGEFWYLVGWCRMRRSIRAFRFDRILAVEPTDLPARPHLPQRYLPFQRRARVRRPSAA
- a CDS encoding FmdB family zinc ribbon protein gives rise to the protein MPRYDYRCRACGSTFELNRPMAEAGDRAVCPAGHDDTVKLLSTVAVTGRASGSSAARPAGGGGGGCCGGGCCGG